The proteins below come from a single uncultured Carboxylicivirga sp. genomic window:
- a CDS encoding HAD family hydrolase: MRNKLWILISLIFIGFACSSPVADNSTPLADQLLSWNDGKVKKEIFDFVDAVTDPESPTFVEIPDRIAVFDNDGTLWSEQPMYFQLFFAIYQIRKMAPDHPEWAEQQPYKAILDNDMDTLMTFGKNELFELVMTSHAGTTAGVYEEAVMNWLKNDEHPTLHKPFTKLVFQPMLELLDYLRANDFKVFIVSGGGIDFMRPWTEEVYGIPRNQVVGSSIKASFEMHNDQPVLMRLPEIEFIDDKEGKPVGIYRHIGRKPIFCAGNSDGDLAMMQYTATGNGKNMMLYVHHTDEVREWAYDRASHIGTFDKALDEATQKGWTIVDMKEDWRIIYPD; the protein is encoded by the coding sequence ATGAGAAATAAATTATGGATTTTAATAAGCCTCATATTCATTGGCTTTGCATGCTCAAGTCCTGTTGCAGATAACAGTACTCCACTTGCAGATCAACTACTCTCATGGAATGACGGAAAGGTTAAAAAGGAAATCTTTGATTTTGTCGATGCTGTAACCGATCCCGAAAGCCCAACATTTGTGGAAATACCCGACCGAATTGCTGTATTTGACAACGATGGAACCTTATGGTCGGAGCAGCCCATGTATTTTCAACTGTTTTTTGCTATCTATCAAATCAGGAAAATGGCACCTGACCATCCTGAGTGGGCAGAGCAACAACCATATAAAGCTATTTTAGATAACGATATGGATACTCTGATGACTTTTGGTAAAAATGAACTGTTTGAGTTGGTAATGACAAGTCATGCAGGTACTACTGCCGGAGTATACGAAGAAGCAGTTATGAATTGGTTGAAGAATGATGAGCATCCAACCTTACATAAACCATTTACAAAGTTGGTTTTTCAACCCATGCTTGAATTACTGGATTATTTGCGAGCCAACGATTTTAAAGTATTTATTGTTTCGGGTGGTGGCATTGACTTTATGCGTCCCTGGACCGAAGAAGTTTATGGTATACCGCGCAATCAGGTGGTGGGCAGCAGTATCAAGGCAAGTTTTGAAATGCATAACGATCAACCTGTATTGATGCGCTTACCGGAGATAGAGTTTATTGATGATAAGGAAGGAAAACCTGTTGGTATTTACCGTCATATAGGGCGTAAACCTATTTTTTGCGCAGGTAATTCCGATGGCGATTTGGCAATGATGCAATATACAGCTACGGGTAATGGTAAAAACATGATGCTTTATGTACATCATACCGACGAAGTAAGAGAGTGGGCATACGATAGAGCTTCGCACATTGGCACCTTTGACAAGGCCTTGGATGAGGCAACTCAAAAAGGTTGGACCATTGTTGATATGAAAGAAGACTGGAGGATTATTTATCCTGATTAA
- a CDS encoding arylsulfatase, translating into MKKLGVFFIFSVYFISSIYSQEKPNILVIWGDDIGTWNISHNNKGMMGYKTPNIDRIADEGIAFTDYYAQQSCTAGRAAFIGGNVPVRTGMTKVGLPGAEQGWQKTDITMASILKSQGYATGQFGKNHQGDLDEHLPTMHGFDEFLGNLYHLNAEEEPENEDYPGDMMLKNGKTFKETYGPRGVLHCWADGKGGQKIEDTGALTKKRMETIDDETVAAAVAFIKKQNKAGKPFFVWWNGTRMHFRTHVKEEHRGISGQDEYSDGMVEHDMHVGELLAVLDELGIADNTVVMYSTDNGPHYNTWPDAGTTPFRGEKNSNWEGAYRVPTFVRWPGHWQKDVTLNGIVAHEDWLPTFAAIAGAKDIKEKLAKGTTINGRSYKNYIDGYDLNDYLSGKTNDCPRSEFWYVNDDGQIVAARYDDWKVVFYENRGEKFGVWVEPFVELRVPQVFNLRRDPFEKAQHNSNTYYDWLLDRAFILVPIQQMAAKFLMTMKEYPPSQTPGAFNLSAIEEKINSIGSN; encoded by the coding sequence ATGAAAAAACTTGGAGTATTTTTTATTTTTAGTGTTTACTTTATTAGTAGCATTTATTCTCAGGAAAAACCTAATATCCTGGTTATTTGGGGTGACGATATCGGAACATGGAATATTAGCCACAACAATAAAGGAATGATGGGCTACAAAACCCCTAATATCGATCGTATAGCGGACGAAGGAATCGCTTTTACCGATTATTATGCACAGCAAAGTTGTACTGCCGGGCGTGCTGCTTTTATCGGTGGTAATGTGCCTGTTCGTACCGGAATGACCAAAGTAGGATTACCCGGCGCCGAGCAAGGATGGCAGAAAACTGATATTACCATGGCTTCTATATTGAAGAGTCAGGGTTATGCCACCGGGCAATTTGGTAAAAACCATCAAGGCGATTTGGATGAACACTTGCCAACGATGCATGGTTTTGATGAGTTTTTAGGGAATCTTTATCATTTAAATGCCGAGGAAGAGCCCGAAAATGAAGATTATCCCGGTGATATGATGTTGAAGAATGGTAAAACATTTAAAGAAACATATGGCCCAAGGGGTGTTTTACATTGCTGGGCCGACGGTAAAGGCGGACAGAAAATTGAAGATACCGGAGCATTGACAAAAAAACGAATGGAAACCATTGATGATGAAACAGTGGCTGCAGCTGTTGCTTTTATCAAAAAACAAAATAAAGCCGGAAAACCATTTTTTGTGTGGTGGAATGGTACTCGTATGCATTTTCGTACCCATGTAAAAGAGGAACATCGCGGAATAAGCGGGCAGGATGAATATTCCGACGGTATGGTTGAGCATGATATGCATGTTGGCGAGCTGTTAGCTGTATTGGATGAGTTAGGTATTGCTGATAATACCGTTGTAATGTATTCAACAGATAACGGACCGCATTACAATACATGGCCTGATGCAGGAACAACTCCGTTTCGAGGTGAGAAAAACTCTAACTGGGAAGGAGCTTACCGTGTTCCTACCTTTGTTCGCTGGCCAGGGCATTGGCAAAAAGATGTAACCCTTAACGGAATTGTAGCTCATGAAGATTGGTTGCCTACCTTTGCTGCTATTGCAGGAGCTAAAGATATTAAAGAAAAGCTTGCAAAAGGAACCACCATTAATGGCCGTAGCTACAAAAATTACATTGATGGTTACGATTTAAATGATTATTTAAGCGGTAAAACCAACGATTGTCCAAGAAGCGAATTTTGGTATGTAAATGATGATGGACAGATAGTAGCGGCTCGTTACGACGATTGGAAAGTGGTTTTTTATGAAAACAGAGGTGAGAAATTTGGCGTGTGGGTAGAACCGTTTGTGGAGCTAAGAGTACCTCAGGTGTTTAATCTTCGTCGCGATCCTTTTGAAAAAGCTCAGCACAACTCCAATACTTATTACGACTGGTTGCTTGATAGAGCTTTTATTCTGGTTCCTATTCAGCAAATGGCGGCTAAGTTTTTAATGACAATGAAGGAATATCCACCTAGTCAAACTCCGGGTGCCTTTAACCTTAGTGCCATTGAAGAAAAGATCAACTCTATTGGTTCTAATTAA
- a CDS encoding glycosyl hydrolase, with the protein MRIRDCISLCLLVFSMAFVGCSNPPQEVVKVVDKKADENVKKLYDFLMSSDTLGIMFGHEDSFAYGHGWKFDGDNFTSDVYKICGDFPAVFGWDLGHIETGSPVNIDTVNFESMKKFIVKAHELGAINTLSWHPTHPLTGGSTWDTTVVVNQLLPGGALNDKFNGWIQSIGHFFLDLKDSKGENVPVIFRPFHEHNGSWFWWGDKWCSVEEYNQLWKYTVSYLRDTMNVHNVLYAYSPNIVQSKEEYLAKYPGDEWVDLLGIDVYDFPHYGINYAEVLPKNLEILKSIATEKNKPYALTETGYLNEKPATWWTSSLLEYTKGSGIRYALIWINLEETQFYFTYPGENSADNFKEFYQRKQTVFASDLPEIY; encoded by the coding sequence ATGAGAATAAGAGATTGTATAAGTCTTTGTTTGTTAGTTTTTTCAATGGCTTTTGTAGGGTGTTCAAATCCTCCTCAGGAAGTTGTTAAGGTGGTTGATAAAAAGGCGGATGAAAACGTTAAAAAATTGTACGATTTTTTAATGTCGAGCGATACGCTTGGAATAATGTTTGGACACGAAGATTCGTTTGCTTATGGCCACGGATGGAAGTTTGATGGCGATAACTTTACCTCCGATGTATATAAAATATGTGGCGATTTTCCGGCTGTTTTCGGTTGGGATCTTGGACATATCGAAACCGGGTCGCCTGTAAATATCGATACGGTTAATTTCGAATCGATGAAAAAGTTTATTGTAAAGGCTCATGAACTGGGAGCTATTAATACCTTAAGCTGGCATCCAACACATCCCTTAACCGGTGGATCAACATGGGATACAACGGTTGTGGTAAATCAGCTGTTACCAGGTGGTGCTTTAAATGATAAATTCAATGGTTGGATTCAATCAATTGGTCATTTCTTTTTGGATTTAAAAGATTCGAAAGGCGAAAATGTACCGGTTATCTTTCGTCCATTTCACGAGCACAACGGTAGTTGGTTTTGGTGGGGCGATAAGTGGTGCTCGGTTGAAGAATATAACCAACTTTGGAAATATACCGTTAGCTATTTGCGCGATACGATGAATGTACATAACGTCTTGTATGCCTATTCTCCTAACATAGTTCAGTCAAAAGAAGAGTATTTAGCAAAGTACCCGGGCGACGAATGGGTTGATTTATTAGGCATTGATGTTTATGATTTTCCTCATTACGGTATTAATTATGCCGAAGTATTGCCTAAAAATCTTGAGATTCTGAAATCAATAGCTACCGAGAAAAATAAACCTTATGCCTTAACCGAAACAGGATATTTAAATGAAAAACCTGCTACCTGGTGGACTTCTTCGTTGTTGGAATATACCAAAGGTTCGGGTATCAGATATGCGTTAATTTGGATTAACCTTGAAGAAACACAGTTTTATTTCACCTATCCTGGCGAAAATAGTGCTGATAACTTCAAAGAATTCTACCAACGTAAACAAACTGTATTTGCATCAGATTTACCAGAGATTTACTAA
- a CDS encoding WG repeat-containing protein, protein MKIVWPLLFVVMACQVTRHPKYLLKFSTDPFDELGSACGYINNLGDTIIKPGKYYYCYTDTLRYFAVVLCNNGKCIAIDSHENQLFEVFWFDNGPDIVQDGLFRIVKEGLIGYANKKGEIVVKPQYKCAYPYKNGIAKVAIEGSSQSDGEHTLWISDNWMYINKNGELVSR, encoded by the coding sequence ATGAAAATAGTTTGGCCATTGTTGTTTGTTGTAATGGCTTGTCAGGTAACAAGGCATCCTAAATATTTGTTGAAATTTAGCACAGACCCCTTTGATGAGCTTGGATCTGCTTGCGGATATATTAATAACCTGGGTGATACTATTATTAAGCCCGGTAAATATTACTACTGTTATACCGATACACTTAGGTATTTTGCTGTTGTTTTATGTAATAATGGTAAGTGTATTGCCATAGATAGCCATGAAAATCAATTGTTTGAAGTATTTTGGTTCGATAATGGACCGGATATTGTACAAGACGGTTTGTTTAGAATTGTAAAAGAGGGGCTGATAGGGTATGCTAATAAAAAGGGCGAGATTGTTGTTAAACCCCAATACAAATGCGCTTATCCTTACAAAAACGGAATAGCTAAAGTAGCTATTGAAGGTAGTTCACAATCTGATGGCGAACATACCCTATGGATTTCTGATAATTGGATGTATATTAATAAAAATGGCGAATTGGTTAGCCGTTAA
- a CDS encoding TonB-dependent receptor, with protein sequence MNYLKHLCLGGFFVGMFLTKAAAQSTDTLVVLSEVNITENRLTNFNAGSTVYQPSEQLIIQKSTLGLDEVLQYFSPMYIDAYGTGSSSINARGAGSNRTPILWNGFNLQSLANGGTDISTLPLLFTDNVKMEMGGNSALFGSGAVGGVIYLDNRANYNQAKKSFLTINGGSFGRFNGASGIQYGGKNYSGSLRTYYQQADNDFPFTGEYTSGENTTTIDRDLPNANMHQFGVMSNNHFRFRNGQNISIHLWYQDVNKQIAPTIRDMARGNTSDAEQRDEAIRGAAEWKVPFENGALTVRSGLFSTETNYQEPSSADTTKTTGLTSINEAEIDLNFTQWLKWNLGVNYTYEKAESSSYADEKGRNRFASFTSFGIHNAQTGTFVSLNGRGEKAGDSDFTLTGNIGLTQQIIDGLSAKAKVGTSYRIPTFNDLYWRSGTQFGNPDLEAETGFNYEAGLHYQQSISSFDVQLEATWFQNNLENWISWGQREDGTWTVYNQDKAEMKGIELHAFVIKNFDKGSAGFNINYTNQKAIDPNTNNHLRYVPETKTAASVFGEYKGLRLFYAHSFVDERYTSASNSTLMPKYNIGNLSVEKRFNGDVETALTFKINNIWDENYQTRQYYPMPGRQFLIGLQLSLN encoded by the coding sequence ATGAATTATTTGAAACATCTCTGTTTGGGAGGCTTTTTTGTGGGCATGTTTTTAACAAAGGCAGCAGCTCAATCGACCGACACACTGGTAGTTTTATCAGAAGTGAACATTACCGAAAACCGCTTAACCAACTTTAATGCCGGAAGTACTGTTTATCAGCCAAGCGAACAGTTAATCATTCAAAAATCAACGCTGGGGCTTGATGAAGTATTGCAATATTTCTCGCCCATGTATATTGATGCTTACGGAACCGGTTCATCAAGTATTAATGCGCGTGGCGCAGGTAGCAACCGTACCCCTATACTTTGGAATGGTTTTAACCTGCAAAGCCTTGCCAATGGAGGAACCGATATTTCGACACTACCCTTGTTGTTTACCGATAATGTAAAGATGGAAATGGGTGGTAACTCTGCTCTTTTTGGAAGTGGTGCCGTTGGTGGAGTAATTTATTTAGACAACAGAGCCAACTACAATCAGGCTAAAAAATCATTTTTAACCATTAATGGCGGAAGCTTTGGTCGCTTCAACGGAGCCTCGGGCATACAATACGGTGGCAAAAACTACAGCGGATCGTTGCGAACCTACTATCAACAAGCCGACAACGACTTCCCGTTTACCGGAGAGTATACCTCGGGGGAAAACACAACAACAATTGACAGAGATTTACCAAATGCCAATATGCATCAGTTTGGGGTGATGTCGAACAATCATTTCAGATTTAGAAATGGTCAAAACATAAGCATTCATCTTTGGTATCAGGATGTGAATAAACAAATAGCCCCTACTATCAGAGACATGGCAAGAGGCAATACTTCGGATGCCGAACAACGCGATGAAGCCATACGTGGAGCTGCAGAATGGAAAGTTCCGTTTGAGAATGGAGCACTAACCGTTCGCTCCGGATTATTCTCGACCGAAACCAATTATCAGGAGCCATCATCAGCAGATACTACTAAAACAACCGGATTAACATCAATTAACGAAGCTGAGATCGATCTTAACTTTACACAATGGTTAAAATGGAACTTAGGTGTTAATTACACATACGAAAAAGCAGAGTCGAGCTCGTATGCCGACGAAAAAGGACGCAACCGTTTTGCATCTTTCACCTCGTTTGGTATCCATAATGCCCAAACCGGCACCTTTGTTTCGCTAAACGGACGTGGTGAAAAAGCCGGCGACAGCGATTTTACCCTAACCGGCAACATTGGGCTAACACAGCAAATCATCGATGGTTTATCGGCCAAAGCAAAGGTAGGAACCAGCTACCGAATCCCAACTTTCAACGATTTATATTGGAGAAGTGGTACCCAGTTCGGTAATCCCGATCTTGAAGCTGAAACAGGTTTTAACTACGAAGCCGGATTACATTATCAGCAAAGCATTTCATCATTTGATGTGCAGTTAGAAGCAACCTGGTTTCAGAACAATTTAGAGAACTGGATTAGCTGGGGCCAGCGCGAAGACGGAACCTGGACTGTTTACAACCAGGACAAAGCCGAAATGAAAGGAATTGAATTACATGCCTTTGTAATTAAAAATTTCGATAAGGGATCGGCAGGATTTAACATTAATTATACTAACCAAAAAGCCATTGATCCTAACACAAATAACCATTTAAGATACGTACCCGAAACAAAAACAGCAGCTTCGGTATTTGGAGAATATAAAGGTTTGCGCTTATTTTACGCTCATAGTTTTGTCGACGAACGATATACATCTGCAAGTAATTCTACTCTAATGCCTAAATACAACATTGGTAATTTGTCGGTTGAAAAACGTTTTAATGGCGATGTAGAAACTGCATTGACCTTTAAAATCAATAACATTTGGGATGAAAACTATCAAACTCGTCAGTATTACCCAATGCCGGGTCGTCAGTTTTTAATAGGCCTGCAATTGAGTTTAAATTAA
- a CDS encoding SpoIIE family protein phosphatase encodes MNSSKGPKRSIIRITQKNINKLLSLVVAIFIAIFSFLIHDLYKSANELSVSFIRETEIDFQETVQAYIKDINHLISNNSTIRYKNASDILNRRLNNQHYSPSLTYFESVNSIVVASTNGDSYMLHRQKEEWMNRITQITGDTTEEVHQFWKGVSTDNKDFSMNTDTTVYDPRVRPWYKGVIKQAPQTIFWTDPYKLHTDKKYGITASTYSLANNGDTIVTAYDILLTNFNKLTQSIELTPNSYALVVTADNFRVVGLSNNKRFNNSDSTSEYLLRNIRYLNISALNKGIKQWLDNNKSFSPTEVRVGSKHWWMGIQPILSDDNKELFYVIMMVPEADFRATMNQTLNITSVSFVIIIVLLFFITSAFKKINAQNRLLLKKRIRIARQKEFIEQRNKEILDSIHYTKAIQASMLPKDDQLINAFSDHFIMYHPKDIVSGDLYWYETFDECQMIAAIDCTGHGVPGAVLSMISYGGLKSALLSNNLKQPNKILEHLNAVVTSYFLNKTKYVINDGMDIAFTTYYPNDSLIQYAGAKNPIFIVRNNTNPLMVNNQPLVPVLTDNNRCLYVIKADRKGVEPSSESVRFTCNNIIVENDDCVYLFTDGYADQFGGEKGKKINMKRFKELLLSVAEHDSMFKQKEHLQNFFFKWKGTEEQVDDVLILGYRI; translated from the coding sequence ATGAATTCAAGTAAAGGTCCAAAGCGTTCCATAATACGGATCACGCAAAAAAATATTAATAAATTACTGAGTCTTGTAGTTGCAATTTTTATTGCCATCTTCTCATTTCTCATTCACGATTTATACAAATCGGCAAATGAACTATCTGTTTCATTTATTAGAGAAACTGAAATTGATTTTCAGGAAACGGTGCAGGCATACATCAAAGATATCAATCACCTTATTTCGAACAATTCAACCATTCGATATAAAAATGCTTCGGATATACTAAACAGACGTTTAAATAACCAGCATTACTCTCCATCGCTTACCTATTTCGAATCGGTTAATTCAATTGTTGTAGCTTCAACCAATGGCGATTCTTATATGCTTCATCGACAAAAAGAAGAATGGATGAATCGCATTACTCAAATTACCGGCGATACCACAGAAGAAGTCCATCAGTTTTGGAAAGGAGTATCTACAGACAATAAGGATTTTAGTATGAATACCGATACCACTGTTTACGACCCAAGAGTAAGACCATGGTATAAAGGAGTTATTAAACAAGCACCCCAAACGATTTTTTGGACCGATCCTTATAAATTACATACCGATAAAAAATATGGTATTACGGCATCAACTTATAGCTTAGCCAACAATGGCGACACAATTGTTACTGCCTACGATATTCTTTTAACCAATTTTAATAAGTTAACCCAATCAATTGAGCTAACACCCAACAGTTATGCTTTAGTAGTTACAGCCGACAATTTCCGCGTAGTGGGCTTATCTAACAATAAGCGTTTCAACAATAGCGATTCTACCTCTGAATACCTTTTACGCAACATCAGATATTTGAATATATCTGCCCTAAACAAAGGGATAAAACAATGGCTTGATAACAACAAAAGCTTTTCGCCAACAGAAGTAAGAGTAGGGAGCAAACATTGGTGGATGGGCATACAACCCATTTTATCGGATGATAACAAGGAATTATTTTACGTAATTATGATGGTACCCGAGGCAGATTTTCGTGCCACCATGAACCAAACTTTAAATATTACCTCTGTTAGTTTTGTAATTATTATTGTTCTATTATTCTTTATCACTTCAGCTTTTAAAAAAATTAACGCGCAAAACAGGTTATTGCTGAAGAAAAGAATACGAATTGCCCGCCAAAAAGAATTTATTGAACAACGAAACAAAGAAATACTCGATAGCATACATTACACAAAAGCGATACAGGCGTCGATGTTGCCGAAAGACGATCAGCTGATTAATGCTTTTTCTGATCATTTTATTATGTATCACCCTAAAGATATTGTTAGTGGCGATTTGTACTGGTACGAAACATTTGATGAATGCCAGATGATAGCTGCCATAGATTGTACCGGACACGGCGTACCTGGTGCGGTACTTTCGATGATTAGTTATGGAGGATTAAAAAGTGCTTTATTGAGTAACAATTTAAAACAACCTAATAAAATTCTGGAGCATTTGAATGCTGTTGTTACTTCGTACTTTTTAAACAAAACAAAATATGTGATTAACGACGGAATGGATATTGCTTTTACCACTTATTATCCAAACGATTCGCTAATTCAATATGCAGGAGCTAAAAACCCCATTTTTATTGTTAGAAATAACACTAACCCTTTAATGGTTAACAACCAGCCCTTAGTGCCTGTTTTAACAGATAATAACCGTTGCCTGTACGTTATTAAGGCTGATAGAAAAGGTGTTGAACCATCATCAGAATCGGTGCGGTTTACTTGTAACAATATAATTGTTGAAAACGATGATTGTGTTTATTTATTTACCGATGGGTATGCCGATCAGTTTGGTGGCGAGAAAGGTAAAAAAATAAACATGAAGCGTTTTAAAGAGTTGCTATTATCCGTTGCCGAACACGACTCAATGTTTAAGCAAAAGGAGCATTTGCAAAATTTCTTTTTTAAATGGAAGGGTACCGAAGAGCAGGTAGACGATGTGTTGATATTGGGCTACCGTATTTAA
- a CDS encoding metal-dependent hydrolase codes for MDIITHGLTGLALSTTIMATRPSGKLKKLCIGLTGLIGGVLPDLDVLSKWKGFDTTFGNWFNLKQSGNAIFADTHWYSHHALGHSVIGALFLTLLLSLVYVIYTKLRGNYKLQNTKWYALAFLMGYMGHLFEDMITPGGPWKGIAFFWPIAHYSGGWGKIWWWNNYDLFLIVVAALTINLTLVITRYRAALLTKITIVAALVLFTIQVEQRNYDFNQGNNQEQISKELQQKYLGKGIYQFMKTVDDAIPVAF; via the coding sequence ATGGACATTATTACACACGGATTAACAGGATTGGCTTTATCAACCACCATTATGGCTACAAGGCCATCGGGCAAGCTTAAAAAATTATGCATTGGGCTTACCGGACTAATCGGAGGTGTGTTACCCGATTTGGATGTACTGTCGAAATGGAAGGGATTTGATACTACTTTTGGTAACTGGTTTAATTTAAAACAAAGTGGCAATGCTATTTTCGCTGACACTCACTGGTACTCGCATCATGCATTGGGCCATTCTGTTATAGGTGCTTTGTTTTTAACTCTTTTACTAAGTTTGGTTTATGTAATATATACTAAACTGCGAGGCAATTACAAGCTACAAAATACAAAATGGTATGCGCTTGCTTTTTTGATGGGATACATGGGCCATTTGTTTGAGGATATGATTACGCCCGGAGGCCCCTGGAAGGGAATTGCTTTTTTTTGGCCAATAGCCCATTATAGCGGTGGCTGGGGCAAAATTTGGTGGTGGAACAATTACGATTTATTTCTAATAGTAGTGGCAGCTTTAACCATTAATCTCACATTGGTTATTACACGATATAGGGCGGCATTGCTAACAAAAATAACAATAGTAGCAGCACTTGTTTTGTTTACTATACAGGTAGAACAACGTAATTACGATTTTAACCAAGGCAACAATCAGGAACAAATTTCGAAAGAGTTACAACAAAAATACCTGGGCAAAGGTATTTATCAGTTTATGAAAACGGTGGATGATGCAATACCGGTAGCGTTTTAA
- a CDS encoding iron ABC transporter permease, whose translation MITSAKYKWIVAITLLVLLLLSFIALSMGPSDITLSQIWASITQSESVDYGIRQTLWQLRLPRIFIALLAGMALSSAGGAFQSIFRNPMSDPYVLGISSGASVGAAIAIVLGLQAGTLGIPFFAFLGAASALAIVYWFAFNLKQSEQNTLLLAGIAMSLMLGAVVSLLLVINREQMESIYFWMLGGFNAISWKQIYIVLPVVIFSLLMLFKYSKDLNLLSMGNETAQSLGINVKQKVAIILLISALSVSIIVSYTGVIGFVGLIVPHMVRFIVGADNRRLLPLSALWGGLFLIIADTMARTIVQPGELPVGSITALFGAPYFFFILIKRSRRHV comes from the coding sequence ATGATAACATCTGCCAAATATAAATGGATAGTAGCAATAACACTTTTGGTGTTACTGCTACTTTCATTTATAGCATTGTCTATGGGGCCATCCGATATTACCTTATCGCAGATTTGGGCCAGTATTACCCAATCCGAAAGTGTTGACTATGGCATACGACAAACCTTATGGCAGCTTCGATTACCCCGCATATTCATTGCCTTACTGGCCGGAATGGCCCTTTCGTCGGCTGGCGGAGCATTCCAATCCATCTTTCGAAATCCAATGTCCGATCCTTATGTATTGGGTATTTCATCCGGAGCATCGGTAGGTGCAGCTATCGCTATTGTATTAGGGCTACAAGCAGGCACATTAGGCATTCCGTTTTTTGCATTTTTGGGAGCAGCATCAGCACTGGCCATTGTATATTGGTTTGCTTTCAACCTTAAACAATCGGAACAGAATACACTTTTGCTGGCCGGTATAGCCATGAGCTTAATGCTGGGCGCAGTAGTATCGCTACTGCTGGTTATTAACCGCGAGCAAATGGAAAGCATCTACTTTTGGATGCTGGGTGGTTTTAACGCCATCAGCTGGAAACAAATTTATATTGTATTACCCGTAGTTATTTTCTCACTTCTGATGTTATTCAAATATTCGAAAGATCTGAATTTACTTTCGATGGGTAACGAAACAGCCCAATCGCTGGGCATCAATGTAAAACAAAAAGTAGCCATCATACTGCTTATCTCGGCCTTATCGGTATCCATTATTGTATCGTATACGGGTGTGATTGGTTTTGTTGGGCTGATTGTTCCTCATATGGTACGCTTTATAGTTGGGGCTGATAACCGCAGACTCTTGCCCTTATCGGCTCTTTGGGGTGGTTTATTTTTAATTATTGCCGATACTATGGCACGTACCATTGTGCAGCCGGGCGAGCTACCGGTAGGCAGTATCACTGCATTATTTGGTGCCCCTTATTTCTTTTTCATACTCATAAAACGAAGCCGTCGTCATGTTTAA
- a CDS encoding outer membrane beta-barrel protein, with amino-acid sequence MRKMAMLVVILTAISALRAQDKPHKQNGFKAGLTYSGFGTNDVYRFNELDGAAAIDGDSFYSIGLTFIQPLSYWLNFEGGLEYTRQSVFIYPAPMPEIDHTQRSESFGLIDIPLTLKADFMKYLFVNGGALVSLDTSTSNSVSSQTGLGFVVGLGAQYPFKCGATLFVNPYYKLRAVVGTDSNQQHTEDSGTRIGVVYHFNR; translated from the coding sequence ATGAGAAAAATGGCAATGTTAGTGGTAATACTCACCGCTATTAGTGCTTTGCGAGCGCAAGATAAACCGCACAAGCAAAATGGTTTTAAAGCCGGACTTACCTATTCTGGTTTTGGAACCAACGATGTATATCGGTTTAATGAGCTGGATGGTGCTGCAGCCATCGATGGCGATTCTTTTTATTCTATTGGTCTTACTTTTATACAACCGCTCAGCTATTGGTTGAATTTCGAAGGGGGATTGGAATACACCCGGCAAAGTGTTTTTATATACCCGGCACCCATGCCCGAAATTGACCATACGCAGCGTAGTGAAAGCTTCGGATTAATTGACATACCGCTTACACTGAAAGCCGATTTTATGAAGTATTTATTTGTTAATGGCGGTGCGCTGGTTAGTTTAGATACCAGTACGTCTAACTCGGTTAGCAGTCAAACCGGTTTAGGTTTTGTAGTGGGTTTGGGAGCTCAGTATCCGTTTAAATGCGGGGCTACGTTATTTGTAAATCCATATTACAAGTTACGGGCTGTGGTAGGTACCGATAGTAACCAACAACATACCGAAGACTCGGGTACCCGCATTGGTGTAGTTTATCATTTTAATAGATAA